The Saccopteryx leptura isolate mSacLep1 chromosome 2, mSacLep1_pri_phased_curated, whole genome shotgun sequence genome has a window encoding:
- the MAP3K12 gene encoding mitogen-activated protein kinase kinase kinase 12 isoform X3: MACLHETRTPSPSFGGFVSTLTEASMRKLDPDTSDCTPEKDLTPTHVLQLHEQDAAGPGGAAESPESRVPRVRADEVRLQCQSGSGFLEGLFGCLRPVWTMIGKAYSTEHKQQQEDLWEVPFEEILDLQWVGSGAQGAVFLGRFHGEEVAVKKVRDLKETDIKHLRKLKHPNIITFKGVCTQAPCYCILMEFCAQGQLYEVLRAGRPVTPSLLVDWSMGIAGGMNYLHLHKIIHRDLKSPNMLITYDDVVKISDFGTSKELSDKSTKMSFAGTVAWMAPEVIRNEPVSEKVDIWSFGVVLWELLTGEIPYKDVDSSAIIWGVGSNSLHLPVPSSCPDGFKILLRQCWNSKPRNRPSFRQILLHLDIASADVLSTPQETYFKSQAEWREEVKLHFEKIKSEGTCLHRLEEELVMRRREELRHALDIREHYERKLERANNLYMELNALMLQLELKERELLRREQALERRCPGLLKSHPSRGLLHGNTMEKLIKKRNVPQKLSPHNKRPDILKTESLLPKLDAALSGVGLPGCPKGPPSPGRNRRGKTRHRKASAKGSCGDLPGLRAAVPPHEPGGPGSPGVLGGGPSAWEACPPAFRGLHHDLLLRKMSSSSPDLLSAALGARGRGATGGAGDPGSPPPARGDTPPSEGSAPGSTSPDSPGGVKGEPPPPVGPGDGVGLLGTGREGTAGRGGSRAGSQHLTPAALLYRAAVTRSQKRGVSSEEEEGEVDSEVELTSSQRWPQGLNMRQSLSTFSSENPSDGEEGTASEPSPSGTPDVGSTNTDERPDERSDDMCSQGSEIPLDQPASEVVTGPEPSSFPIQHQDLLKREQGPPNSEDSECDSTELDNSNSGEALQPPASLPP; this comes from the exons ATGGCCTGCCTGCATGAGACTCGcacaccctccccttcctttgGGGGTTTCGTGTCCACCCTGACCGAGGCGTCCATGCGCAAACTGGACCCAGACACTTCTGACTGCACCCCCGAGAAAGACCTGACACCTACTCA TGTCCTGCAGCTACATGAGCAGGATGCAGCAGGCCCAGGGGGAGCCGCTGAGTCCCCTGAGAGTCGGGTGCCCAGAGTTCGAGCGGATGAGGTGCGGCTGCAGTGCCAAAGCGGCAGTGGCTTCCTGGAAGGCCTCTTTGGTTGTCTGCGCCCTGTCTGGACCATGATTGGCAAAGCCTACTCCACAGAGCACAAGCAACAGCAAGAAG ACCTTTGGGAGGTTCCCTTTGAGGAAATCCTGGATCTGCAGTGGGTGGGCTCAGGGGCCCAGGGTGCTGTCTTCCTGGGGCGCTTCCATGGGGAGGAAGTGGCCGTGAAGAAGGTACGGGACCTGAAAGAAACTGACATCAAGCACCTGCGAAAGCTGAAGCACCCCAATATCATCACTTTCAA GGGTGTGTGCACTCAGGCTCCCTGCTACTGCATCCTCATGGAGTTCTGCGCCCAGGGCCAGCTGTACGAGGTACTGCGGGCTGGCCGCCCTGTCACCCCCTCCTTGCTGGTTGACTGGTCCATGGGCATCGCTGGTGGCATGAACTACCTGCACCTGCACAAGATTATCCATAGAGACCTCAAGTCCCCCAA CATGCTAATCACATACGACGATGTGGTGAAGATCTCCGATTTTGGCACTTCCAAGGAGCTGAGTGACAAGAGCACCAAGATGTCCTTTGCAGGAACAGTAGCCTGGATGGCCCCTGAAGTGATTCGTAATGAGCCTGTGTCTGAGAAGGTGGACATCTG GTCCTTTGGTGTGGTGCTGTGGGAACTGCTGACTGGTGAAATCCCCTACAAAGATGTAGATTCCTCAGCCATCATCTGGGGTGTGGGAAGCAACAGTCTCCATCTGCCAGTGCCCTCCAGCTGCCCAGATGGGTTCAAAATCTTGCTTCGCCAGTGCTG GAACAGCAAACCACGAAATCGTCCATCATTTCGACAGATCCTACTACATTTGGACATCGCCTCAGCAGATGTCCTTTCCACACCCCAGGAGACTTACTTTAAGTCCCAG gcagaGTGGCGTGAAGAGGTAAAGTTgcactttgaaaaaattaaatcagaaggGACCTGTCTGCACCGCCTAGAAGAGGAGCTGGTGATGCGGAGGAGAGAGGAGCTCAG ACATGCCTTGGACATCAGGGAACACTATGAAAGGAAGCTGGAGAGAGCCAACAACCTGTACATGGAACTTAATGCCCTTATGCTGCAGCTGGAGCTCAAGGAGCGGGAGCTGCTCAG AAGGGAGCAAGCTTTAGAGCGGAGGTGCCCAGGTCTACTGAAATCACACCCTTCCCGAGGCCTCTTACATGGGAACACAATGGAGAAGCTCATCAAGAAGAGGAATGTTCCACAGAAGCTGTCACCCCACAACAAAAG GCCAGATATACTCAAGACTGAGTCTTTGCTACCAAAACTAGATGCAGCCCTGAGTGGGGTGGGTCTTCCTGGGTGTCCTAAGGGTCCCCCCTCACCAGGACGGAATCGCCGTGGCAAGACCCGTCATCGCAAGGCCAGCGCCAAAGGCAGCTGTGGGGACCTGCCTGGGCTTCGTGCAGCTGTGCCACCCCATGAACCTGGgggaccaggaagcccaggggtGCTTGGAGGGGGACCCTCAGCCTGGGAGGCCTGCCCTCCAGCCTTCCGTGGGCTCCATCATGACCTCCTGCTACGAAAGATGTCTTCTTCATCCCCAGATCTGCTGTCAGCTGCACTAGGAGCCCGGGGCCGGGGAGCCACTGGGGGAGCTGGGGATCCTGGCTCACCACCTCCAGCCCGGGGTGACACCCCTCCAAGTGAAGGCTCAGCACCTGGCTCCACCAGCCCAGACTCACCTGGGGGAGTCAAAGGGGAGCCACCTCCACCAGTAGGGCCTGGTGATGGTGTGGGGCTGCTGGGAACTGGAAGGGAAGGGACGGCGGGACGGGGAGGAAGCCGGGCTGGGTCCCAGCACTTGACCCCAGCTGCACTACTGTACAGGGCTGCTGTCACCCGAAGTCAG AAACGTGGCGTATCatcagaggaagaggaaggagaggtagacAGTGAAGTAGAACTGACATCAAGCCAGAG GTGGCCTCAGGGCCTGAACATGCGCCAGTCACTATCTACCTTTAGCTCAGAGAATCCATCAGATGGGGAGGAAGGCACAGCTAGTGAGCCATCCCCCAGCGGCACCCCTGATGTTGGCAGTACCAACACCGATGAGCGGCCAGATGAACGGTCTGACGACATGTGCTCCCAGGGTTCAGAAATCCCACTGGATCAACCTGCTTCAGAGGTGGTTACTGGCCCTGAACCCAGCTCCTTCCCCATCCAGCACCAGGACCTACTCAAAAGGGAGCAG GGCCCTCCCAATTCTGAGGACTCAGAATGTGACAGCACTGAACTGGACAACTCCAACAGTGGTGAAGCCTTGCAGCCCCCAGCATCCCTCCCTCCATGA
- the MAP3K12 gene encoding mitogen-activated protein kinase kinase kinase 12 isoform X2, protein MACLHETRTPSPSFGGFVSTLTEASMRKLDPDTSDCTPEKDLTPTQCVLRDVVPLGGHSGDGPSPSPGGEPPPEPFANSVLQLHEQDAAGPGGAAESPESRVPRVRADEVRLQCQSGSGFLEGLFGCLRPVWTMIGKAYSTEHKQQQEDLWEVPFEEILDLQWVGSGAQGAVFLGRFHGEEVAVKKVRDLKETDIKHLRKLKHPNIITFKGVCTQAPCYCILMEFCAQGQLYEVLRAGRPVTPSLLVDWSMGIAGGMNYLHLHKIIHRDLKSPNMLITYDDVVKISDFGTSKELSDKSTKMSFAGTVAWMAPEVIRNEPVSEKVDIWSFGVVLWELLTGEIPYKDVDSSAIIWGVGSNSLHLPVPSSCPDGFKILLRQCWNSKPRNRPSFRQILLHLDIASADVLSTPQETYFKSQAEWREEVKLHFEKIKSEGTCLHRLEEELVMRRREELRHALDIREHYERKLERANNLYMELNALMLQLELKERELLRREQALERRCPGLLKSHPSRGLLHGNTMEKLIKKRNVPQKLSPHNKRPDILKTESLLPKLDAALSGVGLPGCPKGPPSPGRNRRGKTRHRKASAKGSCGDLPGLRAAVPPHEPGGPGSPGVLGGGPSAWEACPPAFRGLHHDLLLRKMSSSSPDLLSAALGARGRGATGGAGDPGSPPPARGDTPPSEGSAPGSTSPDSPGGVKGEPPPPVGPGDGVGLLGTGREGTAGRGGSRAGSQHLTPAALLYRAAVTRSQKRGVSSEEEEGEVDSEVELTSSQSSENPSDGEEGTASEPSPSGTPDVGSTNTDERPDERSDDMCSQGSEIPLDQPASEVVTGPEPSSFPIQHQDLLKREQGPPNSEDSECDSTELDNSNSGEALQPPASLPP, encoded by the exons ATGGCCTGCCTGCATGAGACTCGcacaccctccccttcctttgGGGGTTTCGTGTCCACCCTGACCGAGGCGTCCATGCGCAAACTGGACCCAGACACTTCTGACTGCACCCCCGAGAAAGACCTGACACCTACTCAGTGTGTACTTCGAGATGTAGTGCCACTGGGTGGGCACAGCGGGGAtgggcccagcccctccccaggcGGAGAGCCACCGCCTGAGCCTTTTGCCAACAGTGTCCTGCAGCTACATGAGCAGGATGCAGCAGGCCCAGGGGGAGCCGCTGAGTCCCCTGAGAGTCGGGTGCCCAGAGTTCGAGCGGATGAGGTGCGGCTGCAGTGCCAAAGCGGCAGTGGCTTCCTGGAAGGCCTCTTTGGTTGTCTGCGCCCTGTCTGGACCATGATTGGCAAAGCCTACTCCACAGAGCACAAGCAACAGCAAGAAG ACCTTTGGGAGGTTCCCTTTGAGGAAATCCTGGATCTGCAGTGGGTGGGCTCAGGGGCCCAGGGTGCTGTCTTCCTGGGGCGCTTCCATGGGGAGGAAGTGGCCGTGAAGAAGGTACGGGACCTGAAAGAAACTGACATCAAGCACCTGCGAAAGCTGAAGCACCCCAATATCATCACTTTCAA GGGTGTGTGCACTCAGGCTCCCTGCTACTGCATCCTCATGGAGTTCTGCGCCCAGGGCCAGCTGTACGAGGTACTGCGGGCTGGCCGCCCTGTCACCCCCTCCTTGCTGGTTGACTGGTCCATGGGCATCGCTGGTGGCATGAACTACCTGCACCTGCACAAGATTATCCATAGAGACCTCAAGTCCCCCAA CATGCTAATCACATACGACGATGTGGTGAAGATCTCCGATTTTGGCACTTCCAAGGAGCTGAGTGACAAGAGCACCAAGATGTCCTTTGCAGGAACAGTAGCCTGGATGGCCCCTGAAGTGATTCGTAATGAGCCTGTGTCTGAGAAGGTGGACATCTG GTCCTTTGGTGTGGTGCTGTGGGAACTGCTGACTGGTGAAATCCCCTACAAAGATGTAGATTCCTCAGCCATCATCTGGGGTGTGGGAAGCAACAGTCTCCATCTGCCAGTGCCCTCCAGCTGCCCAGATGGGTTCAAAATCTTGCTTCGCCAGTGCTG GAACAGCAAACCACGAAATCGTCCATCATTTCGACAGATCCTACTACATTTGGACATCGCCTCAGCAGATGTCCTTTCCACACCCCAGGAGACTTACTTTAAGTCCCAG gcagaGTGGCGTGAAGAGGTAAAGTTgcactttgaaaaaattaaatcagaaggGACCTGTCTGCACCGCCTAGAAGAGGAGCTGGTGATGCGGAGGAGAGAGGAGCTCAG ACATGCCTTGGACATCAGGGAACACTATGAAAGGAAGCTGGAGAGAGCCAACAACCTGTACATGGAACTTAATGCCCTTATGCTGCAGCTGGAGCTCAAGGAGCGGGAGCTGCTCAG AAGGGAGCAAGCTTTAGAGCGGAGGTGCCCAGGTCTACTGAAATCACACCCTTCCCGAGGCCTCTTACATGGGAACACAATGGAGAAGCTCATCAAGAAGAGGAATGTTCCACAGAAGCTGTCACCCCACAACAAAAG GCCAGATATACTCAAGACTGAGTCTTTGCTACCAAAACTAGATGCAGCCCTGAGTGGGGTGGGTCTTCCTGGGTGTCCTAAGGGTCCCCCCTCACCAGGACGGAATCGCCGTGGCAAGACCCGTCATCGCAAGGCCAGCGCCAAAGGCAGCTGTGGGGACCTGCCTGGGCTTCGTGCAGCTGTGCCACCCCATGAACCTGGgggaccaggaagcccaggggtGCTTGGAGGGGGACCCTCAGCCTGGGAGGCCTGCCCTCCAGCCTTCCGTGGGCTCCATCATGACCTCCTGCTACGAAAGATGTCTTCTTCATCCCCAGATCTGCTGTCAGCTGCACTAGGAGCCCGGGGCCGGGGAGCCACTGGGGGAGCTGGGGATCCTGGCTCACCACCTCCAGCCCGGGGTGACACCCCTCCAAGTGAAGGCTCAGCACCTGGCTCCACCAGCCCAGACTCACCTGGGGGAGTCAAAGGGGAGCCACCTCCACCAGTAGGGCCTGGTGATGGTGTGGGGCTGCTGGGAACTGGAAGGGAAGGGACGGCGGGACGGGGAGGAAGCCGGGCTGGGTCCCAGCACTTGACCCCAGCTGCACTACTGTACAGGGCTGCTGTCACCCGAAGTCAG AAACGTGGCGTATCatcagaggaagaggaaggagaggtagacAGTGAAGTAGAACTGACATCAAGCCAGAG CTCAGAGAATCCATCAGATGGGGAGGAAGGCACAGCTAGTGAGCCATCCCCCAGCGGCACCCCTGATGTTGGCAGTACCAACACCGATGAGCGGCCAGATGAACGGTCTGACGACATGTGCTCCCAGGGTTCAGAAATCCCACTGGATCAACCTGCTTCAGAGGTGGTTACTGGCCCTGAACCCAGCTCCTTCCCCATCCAGCACCAGGACCTACTCAAAAGGGAGCAG GGCCCTCCCAATTCTGAGGACTCAGAATGTGACAGCACTGAACTGGACAACTCCAACAGTGGTGAAGCCTTGCAGCCCCCAGCATCCCTCCCTCCATGA
- the MAP3K12 gene encoding mitogen-activated protein kinase kinase kinase 12 isoform X1, whose protein sequence is MACLHETRTPSPSFGGFVSTLTEASMRKLDPDTSDCTPEKDLTPTQCVLRDVVPLGGHSGDGPSPSPGGEPPPEPFANSVLQLHEQDAAGPGGAAESPESRVPRVRADEVRLQCQSGSGFLEGLFGCLRPVWTMIGKAYSTEHKQQQEDLWEVPFEEILDLQWVGSGAQGAVFLGRFHGEEVAVKKVRDLKETDIKHLRKLKHPNIITFKGVCTQAPCYCILMEFCAQGQLYEVLRAGRPVTPSLLVDWSMGIAGGMNYLHLHKIIHRDLKSPNMLITYDDVVKISDFGTSKELSDKSTKMSFAGTVAWMAPEVIRNEPVSEKVDIWSFGVVLWELLTGEIPYKDVDSSAIIWGVGSNSLHLPVPSSCPDGFKILLRQCWNSKPRNRPSFRQILLHLDIASADVLSTPQETYFKSQAEWREEVKLHFEKIKSEGTCLHRLEEELVMRRREELRHALDIREHYERKLERANNLYMELNALMLQLELKERELLRREQALERRCPGLLKSHPSRGLLHGNTMEKLIKKRNVPQKLSPHNKRPDILKTESLLPKLDAALSGVGLPGCPKGPPSPGRNRRGKTRHRKASAKGSCGDLPGLRAAVPPHEPGGPGSPGVLGGGPSAWEACPPAFRGLHHDLLLRKMSSSSPDLLSAALGARGRGATGGAGDPGSPPPARGDTPPSEGSAPGSTSPDSPGGVKGEPPPPVGPGDGVGLLGTGREGTAGRGGSRAGSQHLTPAALLYRAAVTRSQKRGVSSEEEEGEVDSEVELTSSQRWPQGLNMRQSLSTFSSENPSDGEEGTASEPSPSGTPDVGSTNTDERPDERSDDMCSQGSEIPLDQPASEVVTGPEPSSFPIQHQDLLKREQGPPNSEDSECDSTELDNSNSGEALQPPASLPP, encoded by the exons ATGGCCTGCCTGCATGAGACTCGcacaccctccccttcctttgGGGGTTTCGTGTCCACCCTGACCGAGGCGTCCATGCGCAAACTGGACCCAGACACTTCTGACTGCACCCCCGAGAAAGACCTGACACCTACTCAGTGTGTACTTCGAGATGTAGTGCCACTGGGTGGGCACAGCGGGGAtgggcccagcccctccccaggcGGAGAGCCACCGCCTGAGCCTTTTGCCAACAGTGTCCTGCAGCTACATGAGCAGGATGCAGCAGGCCCAGGGGGAGCCGCTGAGTCCCCTGAGAGTCGGGTGCCCAGAGTTCGAGCGGATGAGGTGCGGCTGCAGTGCCAAAGCGGCAGTGGCTTCCTGGAAGGCCTCTTTGGTTGTCTGCGCCCTGTCTGGACCATGATTGGCAAAGCCTACTCCACAGAGCACAAGCAACAGCAAGAAG ACCTTTGGGAGGTTCCCTTTGAGGAAATCCTGGATCTGCAGTGGGTGGGCTCAGGGGCCCAGGGTGCTGTCTTCCTGGGGCGCTTCCATGGGGAGGAAGTGGCCGTGAAGAAGGTACGGGACCTGAAAGAAACTGACATCAAGCACCTGCGAAAGCTGAAGCACCCCAATATCATCACTTTCAA GGGTGTGTGCACTCAGGCTCCCTGCTACTGCATCCTCATGGAGTTCTGCGCCCAGGGCCAGCTGTACGAGGTACTGCGGGCTGGCCGCCCTGTCACCCCCTCCTTGCTGGTTGACTGGTCCATGGGCATCGCTGGTGGCATGAACTACCTGCACCTGCACAAGATTATCCATAGAGACCTCAAGTCCCCCAA CATGCTAATCACATACGACGATGTGGTGAAGATCTCCGATTTTGGCACTTCCAAGGAGCTGAGTGACAAGAGCACCAAGATGTCCTTTGCAGGAACAGTAGCCTGGATGGCCCCTGAAGTGATTCGTAATGAGCCTGTGTCTGAGAAGGTGGACATCTG GTCCTTTGGTGTGGTGCTGTGGGAACTGCTGACTGGTGAAATCCCCTACAAAGATGTAGATTCCTCAGCCATCATCTGGGGTGTGGGAAGCAACAGTCTCCATCTGCCAGTGCCCTCCAGCTGCCCAGATGGGTTCAAAATCTTGCTTCGCCAGTGCTG GAACAGCAAACCACGAAATCGTCCATCATTTCGACAGATCCTACTACATTTGGACATCGCCTCAGCAGATGTCCTTTCCACACCCCAGGAGACTTACTTTAAGTCCCAG gcagaGTGGCGTGAAGAGGTAAAGTTgcactttgaaaaaattaaatcagaaggGACCTGTCTGCACCGCCTAGAAGAGGAGCTGGTGATGCGGAGGAGAGAGGAGCTCAG ACATGCCTTGGACATCAGGGAACACTATGAAAGGAAGCTGGAGAGAGCCAACAACCTGTACATGGAACTTAATGCCCTTATGCTGCAGCTGGAGCTCAAGGAGCGGGAGCTGCTCAG AAGGGAGCAAGCTTTAGAGCGGAGGTGCCCAGGTCTACTGAAATCACACCCTTCCCGAGGCCTCTTACATGGGAACACAATGGAGAAGCTCATCAAGAAGAGGAATGTTCCACAGAAGCTGTCACCCCACAACAAAAG GCCAGATATACTCAAGACTGAGTCTTTGCTACCAAAACTAGATGCAGCCCTGAGTGGGGTGGGTCTTCCTGGGTGTCCTAAGGGTCCCCCCTCACCAGGACGGAATCGCCGTGGCAAGACCCGTCATCGCAAGGCCAGCGCCAAAGGCAGCTGTGGGGACCTGCCTGGGCTTCGTGCAGCTGTGCCACCCCATGAACCTGGgggaccaggaagcccaggggtGCTTGGAGGGGGACCCTCAGCCTGGGAGGCCTGCCCTCCAGCCTTCCGTGGGCTCCATCATGACCTCCTGCTACGAAAGATGTCTTCTTCATCCCCAGATCTGCTGTCAGCTGCACTAGGAGCCCGGGGCCGGGGAGCCACTGGGGGAGCTGGGGATCCTGGCTCACCACCTCCAGCCCGGGGTGACACCCCTCCAAGTGAAGGCTCAGCACCTGGCTCCACCAGCCCAGACTCACCTGGGGGAGTCAAAGGGGAGCCACCTCCACCAGTAGGGCCTGGTGATGGTGTGGGGCTGCTGGGAACTGGAAGGGAAGGGACGGCGGGACGGGGAGGAAGCCGGGCTGGGTCCCAGCACTTGACCCCAGCTGCACTACTGTACAGGGCTGCTGTCACCCGAAGTCAG AAACGTGGCGTATCatcagaggaagaggaaggagaggtagacAGTGAAGTAGAACTGACATCAAGCCAGAG GTGGCCTCAGGGCCTGAACATGCGCCAGTCACTATCTACCTTTAGCTCAGAGAATCCATCAGATGGGGAGGAAGGCACAGCTAGTGAGCCATCCCCCAGCGGCACCCCTGATGTTGGCAGTACCAACACCGATGAGCGGCCAGATGAACGGTCTGACGACATGTGCTCCCAGGGTTCAGAAATCCCACTGGATCAACCTGCTTCAGAGGTGGTTACTGGCCCTGAACCCAGCTCCTTCCCCATCCAGCACCAGGACCTACTCAAAAGGGAGCAG GGCCCTCCCAATTCTGAGGACTCAGAATGTGACAGCACTGAACTGGACAACTCCAACAGTGGTGAAGCCTTGCAGCCCCCAGCATCCCTCCCTCCATGA